In Deltaproteobacteria bacterium, the sequence TGCCACTGGCCGCGTTAACGTCGGCGACCGCCTTGCGGCATTCTTTGTCGCCGTTCCAGTCGTGATCGCCGGCAACGTTCACCCACGGCACTTTGGCCATGATGGCGATTTGCTCGGCATTCAAATCGCAGCCGCTCCGTCCTTCGACATTGATCAACCCCGCGACTAAGTCTGGGCGAGCCAGCGCGGTTAACGTGCCGTAGATCCCCGACTGCGAATGCACCATCAGCACCGCCGGTCCGACTCTTTTCAGCAGCTCGACCAGGGCGTCGACCGTTTTGCGCGGCGGTTGTGGCAGCGTGGCCTCGGTGTTGGGCACGAGCTGCGCCATGTATTGGTCGATATATTCTTTGGGAAATTTCGAGTCGGGCCACCATTCATCCGGCTTGGGGCCAAAACGAAATATGCTCCAGGCGCGCTCGTAGGTAAATTGGATGATGCCGCCCTTGGGAATCAGCAGGGGATCTTTTTTGCTTTCGGCGTTGTTGATCGGTGCCGGACTCCAACCTGAGCGGGCGCGGCCGACCTGATCGACGACGTAAACGGCGTAACCTTTGCGCAGGAAATGTTGTTTCCATCCGTCGCGTCCATCCGGTGTGGTGTCGTAGGTCTTGCCGGTGTGGCCGGAGCCATGCACCATGATCACCGGCCAGGCATTGGTCTTTTGTATCTGTGGGATCGCGTATTCGACATACATTTGATTGGCGACGACGCGACCGCCGGGGTTGCCGCCGCCGGGATTGTCGGTGCGCACGACCTCGCCGTTGACGAAAAAGCTGCCGGCTTCTCTGAGGACTGGCGGCGGTGTGGCATTGGCCCCGGTGGCACCGAGTGCCACGAGCGTTGTTAGCGCGAGTGATTTGGTGATCTTGGACTTCTTAGCCATACGACGAGATCCTCCCTAGGCCCAATTTCGGCCTAGGGATATCTCATCGCGCGGTCGCCGACAAGGAGACAATTGGCAAAGAGAGCTAGTTCTTGCTACTGAGCCCTTTGCGTCTTCATGCGTGGCCGTGGGCTTCTCGGTGGGCTTGTGCTTTCGCTTCGGCGTCCTCGCGCTCTTCCCTATCGAGTAACCAAAAGTTCGCGGCGATCAAACCGCCAATGCACAGCCCCGTTCCTTCTAAAGTCTGAGAAACTTTCTCGTTGTCAGAAAGGGAAGGCCGCCGTCATCTGTGGAGTAAACCGAAACGAGCAGATGAACTTTCCGGGGTCGTCGGGACGGGATGTGAAGGCAGTTGAGCTGGGTAACGCGGGAGACCTTGTTTGTCGCGGGTGATGGCCGCAGGGGCTCGGTGTAAGGACTTTGCTGCGCTCAGTTGTGCTGCGGACGTGGGGTAAGAGCGGCGCGTGCGGGAGTTGGATTTTAATTGCGGCGTCCGAAGTCTGTTTACGGTTCGTGTCGGATTGACAGACCGGTCTGCCATCCTTTACTCTCCATTTCGTTTGAGTGCCCTTGTGAATCCAAAACGACCTCAAGACGCCGTAACGCGGCGGCGCAACGGCAAGGAGACGGTATCGATATGGCCAATATCTTGGGAAGTCTCGCGTTGAATTTTTCCGCCCTCATGCTCGGACTGGCGGCGGTTGTTATGTGTGGCGCGCCGGCGGCGGCGCAGACGAAGCCGGCGACGGAGTGGGGAAAGCGCGCGCCTCTGGTCCAGCCGAACTCGGAAATGGCGGTGGCCGAGCTGGGCGGCAAAATTTATGTCATCGGCGGCTACCCGTCCGACCGGGTCAGCGTAAATGTGGTTCAGGTCTACGACATCAAGTCGGATAGCTGGCGGCTGACGACACCCTATCCGACGACCATCAACCACGCTTCGGCGGTGGGGATCAACGGGATGCTTTACGTCATCGGCGGGCAGACCAACGCCGGCACCCAGACCGAGGAGTCGCGCTACGTGACGGCGGTCTACGCCTATGATCCAAAGACGGAAAAGTGGCTGCCGCGGGCGCCGATGCCGACGGCGCGAAGCGCCATGGCCCATGACGTGATCGACGGCAAGATTTACGTCGCCGGCGGCCGTCCGCCGCGGGGCCACGATTTCGCGGCGTACGACCCGAAGGCGGACCGGTGGACCGTCCTTCCCGAATTGCCGACGGCGCGCAATCACATGGCGGCGGCGGCGATCGACGGCAAACTGTATGTGGTTGGGGGACGCTTCGGCGGCGGCTTTCGCAGCGAGATCACTGCGGTGAACGAAATGTTCGACCCGAAT encodes:
- a CDS encoding kelch-like protein — translated: MCGAPAAAQTKPATEWGKRAPLVQPNSEMAVAELGGKIYVIGGYPSDRVSVNVVQVYDIKSDSWRLTTPYPTTINHASAVGINGMLYVIGGQTNAGTQTEESRYVTAVYAYDPKTEKWLPRAPMPTARSAMAHDVIDGKIYVAGGRPPRGHDFAAYDPKADRWTVLPELPTARNHMAAAAIDGKLYVVGGRFGGGFRSEITAVNEMFDPNANKWIPKRPMSESRSGHNGIVVYGCFHTFGGEHPTAGPSGVFPHHEVYNAKTDRWTRFSDMPIPVHGVTGLVYANGWIYLPGGGTEMGGSSGSTHHQVVRPGLKCD